The following coding sequences lie in one Mycteria americana isolate JAX WOST 10 ecotype Jacksonville Zoo and Gardens chromosome 13, USCA_MyAme_1.0, whole genome shotgun sequence genomic window:
- the PATZ1 gene encoding POZ-, AT hook-, and zinc finger-containing protein 1 isoform X5: MERVSEAAACGPSSGCYTYQVSRHSADMLHSLNQQRKNGGRFCDVLLRVGDESFPAHRAVLAACSEYFESVFSAQLGDGAGGGGGGSAEGGATEAAAAGGAAAAAGGAPGGGRELEMHTISSKVFGDILDFAYTSRIVVRLESFPELMTAAKFLLMRSVIDICQEVIKQSNVQILVPPARPDIMLFRPGAADLGFPLDMTNGATLAPNGNGIAGMPEDEATRAALTAAQSSLPVLQGVDRLPMVAGPLSPPLLASPFQNVAASAPTLSTKRGRGRPRKANLLDSMMFGTPGGLREAGILPCGLCGKVFTDANRLRQHEAQHGVTSLQLGYIDIPPPRLGENGVPGQDDPDAPRKRSRTRKQVACEICGKIFRDVYHLNRHKLSHSGEKPYSCPVCGLRFKRKDRMSYHVRSHDGSVGKPYICQSCGKGFSRPDHLNGHIKQVHTSERPHKCQTCNASFATRDRLRSHLACHEDKVPCQVCGKYLRAAYMADHLKKHSEGPSNFCTICNREGQKCSHSDPIESSDSYGDLSDTSDLKTPEKQSTNGSFSCDMAVSKNKMETEGEKKYPCPECGSFFRSKSYLNKHIQKVHVRALGGPLGDLGPALGSPFSPQQNMSLLESFGFQIVQSAFASSLVDPEVDQQPMGPEGK, from the exons ATGGAGCGGGTGAGCGAGGCCGCCGCCTGCGGCCCCTCGTCGGGCTGCTACACGTACCAGGTGAGCCGGCACAGCGCCGACATGCTGCACAGCCTCAACCAGCAGCGCAAGAACGGCGGCCGCTTCTGCGACGTGCTCCTGCGCGTGGGCGACGAGAGCTTCCCGGCGCACCGGGCGGTGCTGGCCGCTTGCAGCGAGTACTTCGAGTCGGTGTTCAGCGCGCAGCTGGGCGACGGGgcaggtggcggcggcggcggcagcgcggaaGGGGGCGCaacggaggcggcggcggccggcggggccgcggcggcggccggcggggcccccgggggcgggcgggagctgGAGATGCACACCATCAGCTCCAAGGTGTTCGGAGACATCCTGGACTTCGCCTACACGTCGCGCATCGTGGTGCGGCTGGAGAGCTTCCCGGAGCTCATGACGGCCGCCAAGTTCCTGCTGATGCGCTCTGTGATTGACATCTGCCAGGAGGTCATCAAGCAGTCCAATGTGCAGATCCTCGTGCCCCCTGCGCGCCCCGACATTATGCTCTTCCGTCCGGGCGCTGCTGACCTCGGCTTCCCTCTTGACATGACCAACGGTGCCACTTTGGCACCCAATGGCAACGGCATTGCTGGTATGCCTGAAGACGAGGCCACGCGGGCTGCGCTCACTGCTGCGCAGTCCTCCCTACCTGTTCTGCAGGGTGTGGACCGCCTGCCCATGGTGGCAGGACCTCTGTCCCCACCACTGCTGGCCTCACCCTTCCAGAATGTTGCTGCTAGTGCCCCCACTTTAAGCACCAAGAGGGGCAGAGGGCGTCCCCGTAAAGCCAACCTCTTGGACTCCATGATGTTTGGTACCCCAGGGGGCCTGCGAGAGGCTGGTATCCTGCCTTGTGGCCTCTGTGGGAAAGTGTTTACGGATGCTAATCGTCTTCGTCAGCATGAGGCTCAACATGGGGTGACAAGCTTACAGCTGGGCTACATAGACATCCCACCCCCAAGGCTGGGTGAAAATGGTGTCCCTGGTCAGGATGACCCTGATGCACCCCGAAAAAGAAGCAGGACGAGGAAACAGGTGGCCTGTGAGATCTGTGGCAAGATTTTTCGGGACGTGTACCACCTGAATCGGCACAAGCTGTCACACTCTGGTGAGAAGCCTTACTCTTGTCCGGTGTGTGGCTTACGGTTCAAGCGGAAAGACAGGATGTCCTATCATGTTCGATCTCACGATGGCTCTGTGGGAAAGCCCTACATCTGCCAGAGCTGTGGAAAAGGCTTTTCCAG gccAGACCACTTGAATGGACACATCAAACAGGTGCATACCTCAGAGAGACCTCACAAGTGTCAG ACTTGTAATGCTTCCTTTGCCACTCGTGACCGACTGCGCTCACACCTAGCATGTCATGAAGACAAAGTTCCATGCCAGGTGTGTGGGAAGTACTTGCGAGCCGCATATATGGCAGATCATTTGAAGAAACATAGTGAAGGACCAAGCAATTTCTGCACTATCTGTAACCGAG AAGGCCAGAAATGTTCACATTCGGACCCGATTGAGAGTTCTGATTCATACGGAGACCTCTCTGACACCAGTGACCTCAAGACTCCTGAGAAACAGAGCACCAATGGGTCCTTCTCGTGTGACATGGCAGTCAGCAAAAACAAAATGGAGACGGAAGGAGAGAAGAAGTACCCTTGCCCTGAATGTGGCAGCTTTTTCAGATCAAAGTCTTATCTGAACAAACACATACAGAAAGTTCACGTCAGGGCCCTTGGTGGCCCATTGGGGGACCTCGGTCCTGCTCTAGGATCCCCCTTTTCACCCCAACAGAACATGTCTCTCCTGGAGTCATTTGGGTTTCAGATCGTCCAGTCAGCATTCGCATCATCCCTAGTGGATCCAGAGGTCGACCAGCAACCAATGGGGCCAGAAGGGAAATGA
- the PATZ1 gene encoding POZ-, AT hook-, and zinc finger-containing protein 1 isoform X1 codes for MERVSEAAACGPSSGCYTYQVSRHSADMLHSLNQQRKNGGRFCDVLLRVGDESFPAHRAVLAACSEYFESVFSAQLGDGAGGGGGGSAEGGATEAAAAGGAAAAAGGAPGGGRELEMHTISSKVFGDILDFAYTSRIVVRLESFPELMTAAKFLLMRSVIDICQEVIKQSNVQILVPPARPDIMLFRPGAADLGFPLDMTNGATLAPNGNGIAGMPEDEATRAALTAAQSSLPVLQGVDRLPMVAGPLSPPLLASPFQNVAASAPTLSTKRGRGRPRKANLLDSMMFGTPGGLREAGILPCGLCGKVFTDANRLRQHEAQHGVTSLQLGYIDIPPPRLGENGVPGQDDPDAPRKRSRTRKQVACEICGKIFRDVYHLNRHKLSHSGEKPYSCPVCGLRFKRKDRMSYHVRSHDGSVGKPYICQSCGKGFSRPDHLNGHIKQVHTSERPHKCQQENGSHHGISSETSTSIEKLKLQETCNASFATRDRLRSHLACHEDKVPCQVCGKYLRAAYMADHLKKHSEGPSNFCTICNRGFSSASYLKVHVKTHHGVPLPQVSRHQESIPNGGAAFHCVRTYGIKEGQKCSHSDPIESSDSYGDLSDTSDLKTPEKQSTNGSFSCDMAVSKNKMETEGEKKYPCPECGSFFRSKSYLNKHIQKVHVRALGGPLGDLGPALGSPFSPQQNMSLLESFGFQIVQSAFASSLVDPEVDQQPMGPEGK; via the exons ATGGAGCGGGTGAGCGAGGCCGCCGCCTGCGGCCCCTCGTCGGGCTGCTACACGTACCAGGTGAGCCGGCACAGCGCCGACATGCTGCACAGCCTCAACCAGCAGCGCAAGAACGGCGGCCGCTTCTGCGACGTGCTCCTGCGCGTGGGCGACGAGAGCTTCCCGGCGCACCGGGCGGTGCTGGCCGCTTGCAGCGAGTACTTCGAGTCGGTGTTCAGCGCGCAGCTGGGCGACGGGgcaggtggcggcggcggcggcagcgcggaaGGGGGCGCaacggaggcggcggcggccggcggggccgcggcggcggccggcggggcccccgggggcgggcgggagctgGAGATGCACACCATCAGCTCCAAGGTGTTCGGAGACATCCTGGACTTCGCCTACACGTCGCGCATCGTGGTGCGGCTGGAGAGCTTCCCGGAGCTCATGACGGCCGCCAAGTTCCTGCTGATGCGCTCTGTGATTGACATCTGCCAGGAGGTCATCAAGCAGTCCAATGTGCAGATCCTCGTGCCCCCTGCGCGCCCCGACATTATGCTCTTCCGTCCGGGCGCTGCTGACCTCGGCTTCCCTCTTGACATGACCAACGGTGCCACTTTGGCACCCAATGGCAACGGCATTGCTGGTATGCCTGAAGACGAGGCCACGCGGGCTGCGCTCACTGCTGCGCAGTCCTCCCTACCTGTTCTGCAGGGTGTGGACCGCCTGCCCATGGTGGCAGGACCTCTGTCCCCACCACTGCTGGCCTCACCCTTCCAGAATGTTGCTGCTAGTGCCCCCACTTTAAGCACCAAGAGGGGCAGAGGGCGTCCCCGTAAAGCCAACCTCTTGGACTCCATGATGTTTGGTACCCCAGGGGGCCTGCGAGAGGCTGGTATCCTGCCTTGTGGCCTCTGTGGGAAAGTGTTTACGGATGCTAATCGTCTTCGTCAGCATGAGGCTCAACATGGGGTGACAAGCTTACAGCTGGGCTACATAGACATCCCACCCCCAAGGCTGGGTGAAAATGGTGTCCCTGGTCAGGATGACCCTGATGCACCCCGAAAAAGAAGCAGGACGAGGAAACAGGTGGCCTGTGAGATCTGTGGCAAGATTTTTCGGGACGTGTACCACCTGAATCGGCACAAGCTGTCACACTCTGGTGAGAAGCCTTACTCTTGTCCGGTGTGTGGCTTACGGTTCAAGCGGAAAGACAGGATGTCCTATCATGTTCGATCTCACGATGGCTCTGTGGGAAAGCCCTACATCTGCCAGAGCTGTGGAAAAGGCTTTTCCAG gccAGACCACTTGAATGGACACATCAAACAGGTGCATACCTCAGAGAGACCTCACAAGTGTCAG CAGGAAAATGGCAGCCACCATGGAATAAGCTCAGAGACATCCACATCCATAGAAAAGTTGAAACTTCAAGAG ACTTGTAATGCTTCCTTTGCCACTCGTGACCGACTGCGCTCACACCTAGCATGTCATGAAGACAAAGTTCCATGCCAGGTGTGTGGGAAGTACTTGCGAGCCGCATATATGGCAGATCATTTGAAGAAACATAGTGAAGGACCAAGCAATTTCTGCACTATCTGTAACCGAG GTTTCTCCTCTGCCTCCTACTTAAAGGTCCATGTTAAAACCCACCACGGTGTTCCCCTTCCCCAGGTCTCCAGGCACCAGGAGTCCATCCCGAATGGGGGAGCAGCGTTCCACTGCGTCAGGACCTATGGCATCAAAG AAGGCCAGAAATGTTCACATTCGGACCCGATTGAGAGTTCTGATTCATACGGAGACCTCTCTGACACCAGTGACCTCAAGACTCCTGAGAAACAGAGCACCAATGGGTCCTTCTCGTGTGACATGGCAGTCAGCAAAAACAAAATGGAGACGGAAGGAGAGAAGAAGTACCCTTGCCCTGAATGTGGCAGCTTTTTCAGATCAAAGTCTTATCTGAACAAACACATACAGAAAGTTCACGTCAGGGCCCTTGGTGGCCCATTGGGGGACCTCGGTCCTGCTCTAGGATCCCCCTTTTCACCCCAACAGAACATGTCTCTCCTGGAGTCATTTGGGTTTCAGATCGTCCAGTCAGCATTCGCATCATCCCTAGTGGATCCAGAGGTCGACCAGCAACCAATGGGGCCAGAAGGGAAATGA
- the PATZ1 gene encoding POZ-, AT hook-, and zinc finger-containing protein 1 isoform X2 — translation MERVSEAAACGPSSGCYTYQVSRHSADMLHSLNQQRKNGGRFCDVLLRVGDESFPAHRAVLAACSEYFESVFSAQLGDGAGGGGGGSAEGGATEAAAAGGAAAAAGGAPGGGRELEMHTISSKVFGDILDFAYTSRIVVRLESFPELMTAAKFLLMRSVIDICQEVIKQSNVQILVPPARPDIMLFRPGAADLGFPLDMTNGATLAPNGNGIAGMPEDEATRAALTAAQSSLPVLQGVDRLPMVAGPLSPPLLASPFQNVAASAPTLSTKRGRGRPRKANLLDSMMFGTPGGLREAGILPCGLCGKVFTDANRLRQHEAQHGVTSLQLGYIDIPPPRLGENGVPGQDDPDAPRKRSRTRKQVACEICGKIFRDVYHLNRHKLSHSGEKPYSCPVCGLRFKRKDRMSYHVRSHDGSVGKPYICQSCGKGFSRPDHLNGHIKQVHTSERPHKCQENGSHHGISSETSTSIEKLKLQETCNASFATRDRLRSHLACHEDKVPCQVCGKYLRAAYMADHLKKHSEGPSNFCTICNRGFSSASYLKVHVKTHHGVPLPQVSRHQESIPNGGAAFHCVRTYGIKEGQKCSHSDPIESSDSYGDLSDTSDLKTPEKQSTNGSFSCDMAVSKNKMETEGEKKYPCPECGSFFRSKSYLNKHIQKVHVRALGGPLGDLGPALGSPFSPQQNMSLLESFGFQIVQSAFASSLVDPEVDQQPMGPEGK, via the exons ATGGAGCGGGTGAGCGAGGCCGCCGCCTGCGGCCCCTCGTCGGGCTGCTACACGTACCAGGTGAGCCGGCACAGCGCCGACATGCTGCACAGCCTCAACCAGCAGCGCAAGAACGGCGGCCGCTTCTGCGACGTGCTCCTGCGCGTGGGCGACGAGAGCTTCCCGGCGCACCGGGCGGTGCTGGCCGCTTGCAGCGAGTACTTCGAGTCGGTGTTCAGCGCGCAGCTGGGCGACGGGgcaggtggcggcggcggcggcagcgcggaaGGGGGCGCaacggaggcggcggcggccggcggggccgcggcggcggccggcggggcccccgggggcgggcgggagctgGAGATGCACACCATCAGCTCCAAGGTGTTCGGAGACATCCTGGACTTCGCCTACACGTCGCGCATCGTGGTGCGGCTGGAGAGCTTCCCGGAGCTCATGACGGCCGCCAAGTTCCTGCTGATGCGCTCTGTGATTGACATCTGCCAGGAGGTCATCAAGCAGTCCAATGTGCAGATCCTCGTGCCCCCTGCGCGCCCCGACATTATGCTCTTCCGTCCGGGCGCTGCTGACCTCGGCTTCCCTCTTGACATGACCAACGGTGCCACTTTGGCACCCAATGGCAACGGCATTGCTGGTATGCCTGAAGACGAGGCCACGCGGGCTGCGCTCACTGCTGCGCAGTCCTCCCTACCTGTTCTGCAGGGTGTGGACCGCCTGCCCATGGTGGCAGGACCTCTGTCCCCACCACTGCTGGCCTCACCCTTCCAGAATGTTGCTGCTAGTGCCCCCACTTTAAGCACCAAGAGGGGCAGAGGGCGTCCCCGTAAAGCCAACCTCTTGGACTCCATGATGTTTGGTACCCCAGGGGGCCTGCGAGAGGCTGGTATCCTGCCTTGTGGCCTCTGTGGGAAAGTGTTTACGGATGCTAATCGTCTTCGTCAGCATGAGGCTCAACATGGGGTGACAAGCTTACAGCTGGGCTACATAGACATCCCACCCCCAAGGCTGGGTGAAAATGGTGTCCCTGGTCAGGATGACCCTGATGCACCCCGAAAAAGAAGCAGGACGAGGAAACAGGTGGCCTGTGAGATCTGTGGCAAGATTTTTCGGGACGTGTACCACCTGAATCGGCACAAGCTGTCACACTCTGGTGAGAAGCCTTACTCTTGTCCGGTGTGTGGCTTACGGTTCAAGCGGAAAGACAGGATGTCCTATCATGTTCGATCTCACGATGGCTCTGTGGGAAAGCCCTACATCTGCCAGAGCTGTGGAAAAGGCTTTTCCAG gccAGACCACTTGAATGGACACATCAAACAGGTGCATACCTCAGAGAGACCTCACAAGTGTCAG GAAAATGGCAGCCACCATGGAATAAGCTCAGAGACATCCACATCCATAGAAAAGTTGAAACTTCAAGAG ACTTGTAATGCTTCCTTTGCCACTCGTGACCGACTGCGCTCACACCTAGCATGTCATGAAGACAAAGTTCCATGCCAGGTGTGTGGGAAGTACTTGCGAGCCGCATATATGGCAGATCATTTGAAGAAACATAGTGAAGGACCAAGCAATTTCTGCACTATCTGTAACCGAG GTTTCTCCTCTGCCTCCTACTTAAAGGTCCATGTTAAAACCCACCACGGTGTTCCCCTTCCCCAGGTCTCCAGGCACCAGGAGTCCATCCCGAATGGGGGAGCAGCGTTCCACTGCGTCAGGACCTATGGCATCAAAG AAGGCCAGAAATGTTCACATTCGGACCCGATTGAGAGTTCTGATTCATACGGAGACCTCTCTGACACCAGTGACCTCAAGACTCCTGAGAAACAGAGCACCAATGGGTCCTTCTCGTGTGACATGGCAGTCAGCAAAAACAAAATGGAGACGGAAGGAGAGAAGAAGTACCCTTGCCCTGAATGTGGCAGCTTTTTCAGATCAAAGTCTTATCTGAACAAACACATACAGAAAGTTCACGTCAGGGCCCTTGGTGGCCCATTGGGGGACCTCGGTCCTGCTCTAGGATCCCCCTTTTCACCCCAACAGAACATGTCTCTCCTGGAGTCATTTGGGTTTCAGATCGTCCAGTCAGCATTCGCATCATCCCTAGTGGATCCAGAGGTCGACCAGCAACCAATGGGGCCAGAAGGGAAATGA
- the PATZ1 gene encoding POZ-, AT hook-, and zinc finger-containing protein 1 isoform X3 produces the protein MERVSEAAACGPSSGCYTYQVSRHSADMLHSLNQQRKNGGRFCDVLLRVGDESFPAHRAVLAACSEYFESVFSAQLGDGAGGGGGGSAEGGATEAAAAGGAAAAAGGAPGGGRELEMHTISSKVFGDILDFAYTSRIVVRLESFPELMTAAKFLLMRSVIDICQEVIKQSNVQILVPPARPDIMLFRPGAADLGFPLDMTNGATLAPNGNGIAGMPEDEATRAALTAAQSSLPVLQGVDRLPMVAGPLSPPLLASPFQNVAASAPTLSTKRGRGRPRKANLLDSMMFGTPGGLREAGILPCGLCGKVFTDANRLRQHEAQHGVTSLQLGYIDIPPPRLGENGVPGQDDPDAPRKRSRTRKQVACEICGKIFRDVYHLNRHKLSHSGEKPYSCPVCGLRFKRKDRMSYHVRSHDGSVGKPYICQSCGKGFSRPDHLNGHIKQVHTSERPHKCQTCNASFATRDRLRSHLACHEDKVPCQVCGKYLRAAYMADHLKKHSEGPSNFCTICNRGFSSASYLKVHVKTHHGVPLPQVSRHQESIPNGGAAFHCVRTYGIKEGQKCSHSDPIESSDSYGDLSDTSDLKTPEKQSTNGSFSCDMAVSKNKMETEGEKKYPCPECGSFFRSKSYLNKHIQKVHVRALGGPLGDLGPALGSPFSPQQNMSLLESFGFQIVQSAFASSLVDPEVDQQPMGPEGK, from the exons ATGGAGCGGGTGAGCGAGGCCGCCGCCTGCGGCCCCTCGTCGGGCTGCTACACGTACCAGGTGAGCCGGCACAGCGCCGACATGCTGCACAGCCTCAACCAGCAGCGCAAGAACGGCGGCCGCTTCTGCGACGTGCTCCTGCGCGTGGGCGACGAGAGCTTCCCGGCGCACCGGGCGGTGCTGGCCGCTTGCAGCGAGTACTTCGAGTCGGTGTTCAGCGCGCAGCTGGGCGACGGGgcaggtggcggcggcggcggcagcgcggaaGGGGGCGCaacggaggcggcggcggccggcggggccgcggcggcggccggcggggcccccgggggcgggcgggagctgGAGATGCACACCATCAGCTCCAAGGTGTTCGGAGACATCCTGGACTTCGCCTACACGTCGCGCATCGTGGTGCGGCTGGAGAGCTTCCCGGAGCTCATGACGGCCGCCAAGTTCCTGCTGATGCGCTCTGTGATTGACATCTGCCAGGAGGTCATCAAGCAGTCCAATGTGCAGATCCTCGTGCCCCCTGCGCGCCCCGACATTATGCTCTTCCGTCCGGGCGCTGCTGACCTCGGCTTCCCTCTTGACATGACCAACGGTGCCACTTTGGCACCCAATGGCAACGGCATTGCTGGTATGCCTGAAGACGAGGCCACGCGGGCTGCGCTCACTGCTGCGCAGTCCTCCCTACCTGTTCTGCAGGGTGTGGACCGCCTGCCCATGGTGGCAGGACCTCTGTCCCCACCACTGCTGGCCTCACCCTTCCAGAATGTTGCTGCTAGTGCCCCCACTTTAAGCACCAAGAGGGGCAGAGGGCGTCCCCGTAAAGCCAACCTCTTGGACTCCATGATGTTTGGTACCCCAGGGGGCCTGCGAGAGGCTGGTATCCTGCCTTGTGGCCTCTGTGGGAAAGTGTTTACGGATGCTAATCGTCTTCGTCAGCATGAGGCTCAACATGGGGTGACAAGCTTACAGCTGGGCTACATAGACATCCCACCCCCAAGGCTGGGTGAAAATGGTGTCCCTGGTCAGGATGACCCTGATGCACCCCGAAAAAGAAGCAGGACGAGGAAACAGGTGGCCTGTGAGATCTGTGGCAAGATTTTTCGGGACGTGTACCACCTGAATCGGCACAAGCTGTCACACTCTGGTGAGAAGCCTTACTCTTGTCCGGTGTGTGGCTTACGGTTCAAGCGGAAAGACAGGATGTCCTATCATGTTCGATCTCACGATGGCTCTGTGGGAAAGCCCTACATCTGCCAGAGCTGTGGAAAAGGCTTTTCCAG gccAGACCACTTGAATGGACACATCAAACAGGTGCATACCTCAGAGAGACCTCACAAGTGTCAG ACTTGTAATGCTTCCTTTGCCACTCGTGACCGACTGCGCTCACACCTAGCATGTCATGAAGACAAAGTTCCATGCCAGGTGTGTGGGAAGTACTTGCGAGCCGCATATATGGCAGATCATTTGAAGAAACATAGTGAAGGACCAAGCAATTTCTGCACTATCTGTAACCGAG GTTTCTCCTCTGCCTCCTACTTAAAGGTCCATGTTAAAACCCACCACGGTGTTCCCCTTCCCCAGGTCTCCAGGCACCAGGAGTCCATCCCGAATGGGGGAGCAGCGTTCCACTGCGTCAGGACCTATGGCATCAAAG AAGGCCAGAAATGTTCACATTCGGACCCGATTGAGAGTTCTGATTCATACGGAGACCTCTCTGACACCAGTGACCTCAAGACTCCTGAGAAACAGAGCACCAATGGGTCCTTCTCGTGTGACATGGCAGTCAGCAAAAACAAAATGGAGACGGAAGGAGAGAAGAAGTACCCTTGCCCTGAATGTGGCAGCTTTTTCAGATCAAAGTCTTATCTGAACAAACACATACAGAAAGTTCACGTCAGGGCCCTTGGTGGCCCATTGGGGGACCTCGGTCCTGCTCTAGGATCCCCCTTTTCACCCCAACAGAACATGTCTCTCCTGGAGTCATTTGGGTTTCAGATCGTCCAGTCAGCATTCGCATCATCCCTAGTGGATCCAGAGGTCGACCAGCAACCAATGGGGCCAGAAGGGAAATGA
- the PATZ1 gene encoding POZ-, AT hook-, and zinc finger-containing protein 1 isoform X4 has product MERVSEAAACGPSSGCYTYQVSRHSADMLHSLNQQRKNGGRFCDVLLRVGDESFPAHRAVLAACSEYFESVFSAQLGDGAGGGGGGSAEGGATEAAAAGGAAAAAGGAPGGGRELEMHTISSKVFGDILDFAYTSRIVVRLESFPELMTAAKFLLMRSVIDICQEVIKQSNVQILVPPARPDIMLFRPGAADLGFPLDMTNGATLAPNGNGIAGMPEDEATRAALTAAQSSLPVLQGVDRLPMVAGPLSPPLLASPFQNVAASAPTLSTKRGRGRPRKANLLDSMMFGTPGGLREAGILPCGLCGKVFTDANRLRQHEAQHGVTSLQLGYIDIPPPRLGENGVPGQDDPDAPRKRSRTRKQVACEICGKIFRDVYHLNRHKLSHSGEKPYSCPVCGLRFKRKDRMSYHVRSHDGSVGKPYICQSCGKGFSRPDHLNGHIKQVHTSERPHKCQQENGSHHGISSETSTSIEKLKLQETCNASFATRDRLRSHLACHEDKVPCQVCGKYLRAAYMADHLKKHSEGPSNFCTICNREGQKCSHSDPIESSDSYGDLSDTSDLKTPEKQSTNGSFSCDMAVSKNKMETEGEKKYPCPECGSFFRSKSYLNKHIQKVHVRALGGPLGDLGPALGSPFSPQQNMSLLESFGFQIVQSAFASSLVDPEVDQQPMGPEGK; this is encoded by the exons ATGGAGCGGGTGAGCGAGGCCGCCGCCTGCGGCCCCTCGTCGGGCTGCTACACGTACCAGGTGAGCCGGCACAGCGCCGACATGCTGCACAGCCTCAACCAGCAGCGCAAGAACGGCGGCCGCTTCTGCGACGTGCTCCTGCGCGTGGGCGACGAGAGCTTCCCGGCGCACCGGGCGGTGCTGGCCGCTTGCAGCGAGTACTTCGAGTCGGTGTTCAGCGCGCAGCTGGGCGACGGGgcaggtggcggcggcggcggcagcgcggaaGGGGGCGCaacggaggcggcggcggccggcggggccgcggcggcggccggcggggcccccgggggcgggcgggagctgGAGATGCACACCATCAGCTCCAAGGTGTTCGGAGACATCCTGGACTTCGCCTACACGTCGCGCATCGTGGTGCGGCTGGAGAGCTTCCCGGAGCTCATGACGGCCGCCAAGTTCCTGCTGATGCGCTCTGTGATTGACATCTGCCAGGAGGTCATCAAGCAGTCCAATGTGCAGATCCTCGTGCCCCCTGCGCGCCCCGACATTATGCTCTTCCGTCCGGGCGCTGCTGACCTCGGCTTCCCTCTTGACATGACCAACGGTGCCACTTTGGCACCCAATGGCAACGGCATTGCTGGTATGCCTGAAGACGAGGCCACGCGGGCTGCGCTCACTGCTGCGCAGTCCTCCCTACCTGTTCTGCAGGGTGTGGACCGCCTGCCCATGGTGGCAGGACCTCTGTCCCCACCACTGCTGGCCTCACCCTTCCAGAATGTTGCTGCTAGTGCCCCCACTTTAAGCACCAAGAGGGGCAGAGGGCGTCCCCGTAAAGCCAACCTCTTGGACTCCATGATGTTTGGTACCCCAGGGGGCCTGCGAGAGGCTGGTATCCTGCCTTGTGGCCTCTGTGGGAAAGTGTTTACGGATGCTAATCGTCTTCGTCAGCATGAGGCTCAACATGGGGTGACAAGCTTACAGCTGGGCTACATAGACATCCCACCCCCAAGGCTGGGTGAAAATGGTGTCCCTGGTCAGGATGACCCTGATGCACCCCGAAAAAGAAGCAGGACGAGGAAACAGGTGGCCTGTGAGATCTGTGGCAAGATTTTTCGGGACGTGTACCACCTGAATCGGCACAAGCTGTCACACTCTGGTGAGAAGCCTTACTCTTGTCCGGTGTGTGGCTTACGGTTCAAGCGGAAAGACAGGATGTCCTATCATGTTCGATCTCACGATGGCTCTGTGGGAAAGCCCTACATCTGCCAGAGCTGTGGAAAAGGCTTTTCCAG gccAGACCACTTGAATGGACACATCAAACAGGTGCATACCTCAGAGAGACCTCACAAGTGTCAG CAGGAAAATGGCAGCCACCATGGAATAAGCTCAGAGACATCCACATCCATAGAAAAGTTGAAACTTCAAGAG ACTTGTAATGCTTCCTTTGCCACTCGTGACCGACTGCGCTCACACCTAGCATGTCATGAAGACAAAGTTCCATGCCAGGTGTGTGGGAAGTACTTGCGAGCCGCATATATGGCAGATCATTTGAAGAAACATAGTGAAGGACCAAGCAATTTCTGCACTATCTGTAACCGAG AAGGCCAGAAATGTTCACATTCGGACCCGATTGAGAGTTCTGATTCATACGGAGACCTCTCTGACACCAGTGACCTCAAGACTCCTGAGAAACAGAGCACCAATGGGTCCTTCTCGTGTGACATGGCAGTCAGCAAAAACAAAATGGAGACGGAAGGAGAGAAGAAGTACCCTTGCCCTGAATGTGGCAGCTTTTTCAGATCAAAGTCTTATCTGAACAAACACATACAGAAAGTTCACGTCAGGGCCCTTGGTGGCCCATTGGGGGACCTCGGTCCTGCTCTAGGATCCCCCTTTTCACCCCAACAGAACATGTCTCTCCTGGAGTCATTTGGGTTTCAGATCGTCCAGTCAGCATTCGCATCATCCCTAGTGGATCCAGAGGTCGACCAGCAACCAATGGGGCCAGAAGGGAAATGA